The following coding sequences lie in one Isoptericola variabilis 225 genomic window:
- a CDS encoding alpha-amylase family protein, translated as MRIRDTGDLWWKNAVVYCLDVETFMDWNDDGIGDFPGLVQRIDHLADLGATCLWLMPFYATADLDDGYDVTDFLAVDERLGDLGDVVELVRTARDRGIRVIVDLVVNHTSDQHPWFRSARRSKDSPFRDFYVWRADEPPPTKDQVVFPDKEDAIWTFEEKTGEWYRHRFYHHQPDLNTANPKVRDALAKTIGFWLELGISGFRVDAVPFALADAASTPDDEIDDPHEFLRILRAFVGRRAGDAILMGEVNLPYLEQAKYFGNSDPTDGGDGGTDVTELTMQFDFNAMQAMYLSLAREDVGPLAAALRSRPPIPHDAQWATFVRNHDELTLDKLSEEERQEVFAAFGPEEDMQLYGRGLRRRLPPMLGGDPRRVRMVYSLLFSLPGTPVLYYGEEIGMGENLAAEGRLAVRTPMQWTPERNGGFSRAAERSLAGPLPTDGYAPEHVNVADQRRNPDSLLAFVRTLAHRYRECPELGWGDWEILDQPHAAVLALRSTWQDASMVTLHNLSPNPAVVPLELGELEEGSRLVDLLTDDDCEPEPDGSAEVRLDGYGYRWLRVTQPSSRRLL; from the coding sequence GTGAGGATCCGCGACACCGGCGACCTGTGGTGGAAGAACGCCGTCGTCTACTGCCTCGACGTCGAGACGTTCATGGACTGGAACGACGACGGCATCGGCGACTTCCCGGGCCTCGTCCAGCGCATCGACCACCTGGCCGACCTCGGTGCGACGTGCCTGTGGCTCATGCCGTTCTACGCCACGGCCGACCTCGACGACGGGTACGACGTCACCGACTTCCTCGCGGTCGACGAGCGCCTCGGCGACCTGGGCGACGTCGTCGAGCTCGTCCGCACAGCGCGCGACCGCGGGATCCGCGTCATCGTCGACCTCGTCGTCAACCACACCTCCGACCAGCACCCGTGGTTCAGGTCCGCGCGCCGGTCGAAGGACTCGCCGTTCCGGGACTTCTACGTCTGGCGCGCCGACGAGCCGCCGCCCACGAAGGACCAGGTCGTCTTCCCCGACAAGGAGGACGCCATCTGGACCTTCGAGGAGAAGACCGGCGAGTGGTACCGGCACCGCTTCTACCACCACCAGCCCGACCTCAACACGGCCAACCCGAAGGTGCGCGACGCGCTCGCCAAGACCATCGGCTTCTGGCTCGAGCTCGGCATCTCCGGGTTCCGGGTCGACGCGGTGCCGTTCGCCCTCGCCGACGCCGCCTCGACGCCGGACGACGAGATCGACGACCCGCACGAGTTCCTGCGGATCCTGCGCGCCTTCGTCGGGCGACGCGCGGGCGACGCGATCCTCATGGGCGAGGTCAACCTGCCCTACCTCGAGCAGGCGAAGTACTTCGGCAACTCCGACCCGACCGACGGGGGCGACGGCGGGACCGACGTCACCGAGCTCACGATGCAGTTCGACTTCAACGCGATGCAGGCGATGTACCTGTCGCTCGCGCGCGAGGACGTCGGCCCGCTCGCCGCGGCGCTGCGGTCGCGCCCGCCCATCCCGCACGACGCGCAGTGGGCGACGTTCGTCCGCAACCACGACGAGCTCACGCTCGACAAGCTCTCCGAGGAGGAGCGCCAGGAGGTCTTCGCGGCGTTCGGGCCCGAGGAGGACATGCAGCTCTACGGGCGCGGTCTGCGCCGCCGGCTGCCGCCGATGCTGGGCGGCGACCCGCGCCGCGTCCGCATGGTCTACTCGCTGCTCTTCTCGCTGCCGGGGACCCCGGTGCTGTACTACGGCGAGGAGATCGGCATGGGCGAGAACCTCGCCGCCGAGGGCAGGCTCGCGGTCCGCACGCCCATGCAGTGGACACCCGAGCGCAACGGGGGGTTCTCGCGGGCCGCCGAGCGGAGTCTCGCCGGCCCCCTGCCGACCGACGGGTACGCGCCCGAGCACGTCAACGTCGCCGACCAGCGCCGGAACCCGGACTCGCTGCTGGCGTTCGTCCGCACGCTCGCGCACCGCTACCGCGAGTGCCCCGAGCTCGGCTGGGGCGACTGGGAGATCCTCGACCAGCCGCACGCCGCCGTGCTCGCGCTGCGGAGCACGTGGCAGGACGCGTCGATGGTCACGCTCCACAACCTGTCGCCGAACCCCGCCGTGGTGCCGCTCGAGCTGGGTGAGCTCGAGGAGGGCTCGCGGCTCGTCGACCTCCTGACCGACGACGACTGCGAACCCGAGCCCGACGGCAGCGCGGAGGTCCGGCTCGACGGGTACGGCTACCGCTGGCTGCGCGTCACGCAGCCGAGCTCACGCCGGCTGCTCTGA
- a CDS encoding TIGR03885 family FMN-dependent LLM class oxidoreductase gives MVTVGFHASHEQIAPGPLLAAAQRAQQAGFDAAMCSDHLAPWSVRQGESGFAWSWLGAALATTELPFGVVTAPGQRYHPVIVAQAVATLGAMFPGRFWAALGSGEAMNEHVTGDRWPTKAERDERLRECVEVMRALLAGEEVTHHGRVTVDRARVWSLPEVPPRLVGAAVTPATARRHADWADGLVTVNQPVETLRQVVAEYRDAGGRGDLALQVHVAWGTSDEAAFAVAHDQWRSNLLPPAVNWDLETPEQYDAVGELVRPEAVRGSVLVDHDAERLADRVAELVACGFDQVYLHHVGKEQDAFLDVAASTLLPRLRDVAGAAPRGTATGATAASTGGAA, from the coding sequence ATGGTCACCGTCGGATTCCACGCGTCCCACGAGCAGATCGCGCCCGGTCCCCTGCTCGCCGCCGCCCAGCGCGCGCAGCAGGCCGGCTTCGACGCCGCGATGTGCTCCGACCACCTCGCACCCTGGAGCGTGCGGCAGGGCGAGTCGGGCTTCGCCTGGTCCTGGCTCGGCGCCGCGCTCGCGACGACCGAGCTGCCGTTCGGCGTCGTGACGGCGCCCGGCCAGCGCTACCACCCGGTGATCGTCGCGCAGGCGGTCGCCACGCTCGGCGCGATGTTCCCCGGGCGCTTCTGGGCGGCGCTCGGCTCGGGCGAGGCGATGAACGAGCACGTCACCGGCGACCGCTGGCCCACGAAGGCGGAGCGCGACGAGCGCCTGCGCGAGTGCGTCGAGGTCATGCGCGCGCTGCTCGCGGGCGAGGAGGTCACCCACCACGGCCGCGTGACGGTCGACCGCGCCCGGGTCTGGTCGCTGCCCGAGGTCCCGCCGCGGCTCGTCGGGGCCGCGGTGACGCCCGCCACCGCGCGCCGGCACGCCGACTGGGCCGACGGCCTCGTGACCGTCAACCAGCCCGTCGAGACCCTGCGGCAGGTCGTCGCCGAGTACCGCGACGCCGGCGGGCGCGGCGACCTCGCGCTCCAGGTCCACGTGGCGTGGGGCACCAGCGACGAGGCGGCGTTCGCCGTCGCGCACGACCAGTGGCGCTCCAACCTCCTGCCGCCCGCGGTGAACTGGGACCTCGAGACGCCCGAGCAGTACGACGCCGTGGGCGAGCTCGTCCGGCCCGAGGCCGTGCGCGGGTCGGTTCTCGTCGACCACGACGCCGAACGGCTCGCCGACCGCGTCGCCGAGCTCGTCGCGTGCGGGTTCGACCAGGTGTACCTGCACCACGTCGGGAAGGAGCAGGACGCGTTCCTCGACGTCGCGGCCTCGACCCTGCTCCCCCGCCTGCGCGACGTCGCCGGCGCCGCGCCGCGGGGCACGGCCACCGGCGCCACCGCCGCGAGCACGGGAGGTGCGGCGTGA
- a CDS encoding ABC transporter substrate-binding protein has translation MRITRKAVGAAAATTAVALVLTACGGGGGTTEEPGSGEELNTEEQVTLSMAWWGNDDRAAKYEEAIDLFEEKYPNITVQTQFQAWDDYWTARATEAAGGALPDVVQMDLSYLRQYGGTGQLLDLSGQIGVNLNVDEFDESLLQAGTIEGAQYGIPTSTNTLALFYNQDVLDKVGMEPPAEGYTWDDLDAWIQEVSAAGAGQEPVIYGSGDYSGTFWFFLQWLIQQGVQPFTEDGQLGFDESHMTEWLERVQPLRDAGVLYPIDKAKQIEPLGGFTVNEAAAEMSWDNFLAGYVADSGTENIGMMPMPSGDEGPQQFWKPSMLLSASASTENPEAAAALIDFLVNEPEVGRIFGTSKGVPAVAAQRDAMEVEEGSVDATVVEYEETVADVVTEPAPLPVEGFGAVEAEFKRLSEELQYGNIDVEQFVTDWFAFADSNVGQS, from the coding sequence ATGAGGATCACGCGCAAGGCCGTCGGTGCGGCCGCGGCGACCACTGCGGTCGCACTCGTCCTGACCGCGTGCGGCGGTGGCGGGGGCACCACCGAGGAACCCGGTTCGGGCGAGGAGCTCAACACCGAGGAGCAGGTCACCCTCTCCATGGCGTGGTGGGGCAACGACGACCGGGCCGCCAAGTACGAGGAGGCGATCGACCTCTTCGAGGAGAAGTACCCCAACATCACGGTCCAGACCCAGTTCCAGGCGTGGGACGACTACTGGACCGCCCGGGCGACCGAGGCCGCCGGCGGCGCGCTCCCGGACGTCGTCCAGATGGACCTGTCGTACCTCCGCCAGTACGGCGGCACGGGCCAGCTGCTCGACCTCAGCGGCCAGATCGGGGTCAACCTCAACGTCGACGAGTTCGACGAGAGCCTGCTCCAGGCCGGCACCATCGAGGGCGCCCAGTACGGCATCCCGACGAGCACCAACACGCTCGCGCTGTTCTACAACCAGGACGTCCTCGACAAGGTGGGCATGGAGCCGCCGGCCGAGGGCTACACCTGGGACGACCTCGACGCCTGGATCCAGGAGGTCTCCGCGGCCGGCGCCGGCCAGGAGCCCGTCATCTACGGCTCGGGCGACTACTCGGGCACCTTCTGGTTCTTCCTGCAGTGGCTGATCCAGCAGGGCGTCCAGCCGTTCACCGAGGACGGCCAGCTCGGCTTCGACGAGAGCCACATGACCGAGTGGCTCGAGCGCGTGCAGCCGCTGCGCGACGCCGGCGTGCTCTACCCGATCGACAAGGCCAAGCAGATCGAGCCGCTCGGCGGCTTCACCGTCAACGAGGCGGCCGCCGAGATGAGCTGGGACAACTTCCTCGCCGGCTACGTGGCCGACTCGGGCACCGAGAACATCGGCATGATGCCGATGCCGTCGGGCGACGAGGGCCCGCAGCAGTTCTGGAAGCCGTCGATGCTGCTCTCGGCCTCGGCGAGCACCGAGAACCCCGAGGCCGCCGCGGCGCTCATCGACTTCCTCGTCAACGAGCCCGAGGTCGGGCGCATCTTCGGCACCTCGAAGGGCGTCCCCGCCGTCGCCGCCCAGCGTGACGCGATGGAGGTCGAGGAGGGCTCCGTGGACGCGACGGTCGTCGAGTACGAGGAGACCGTGGCCGACGTCGTGACCGAGCCGGCGCCGCTGCCGGTCGAGGGCTTCGGCGCCGTCGAGGCGGAGTTCAAGCGCCTCAGCGAGGAGCTCCAGTACGGCAACATCGACGTCGAGCAGTTCGTGACGGACTGGTTCGCCTTCGCGGACAGCAACGTCGGCCAGTCGTGA
- a CDS encoding carbohydrate ABC transporter permease — protein MTMSSTTFDIARGADAPSPARGRKASLSRDTAAGYAFLSPWLVGFVLLTAFPMVASLYLAFTDYDLFRPPQWVGLENFQALFADRRFITSAKVTAVYVLVGTPIKLAAALAVAMLLNMKHRGQGGYRSVFYAPSLIGASVSVAIVWKAMFIDNGIVDRIQQFFGLPAGGWVGDPSRTMPMMILLAVWTFGAPMVIFLAGLKQVPAELYEAASVDGAGAVRKFLKITLPMLSPVLFFNLLLETINAFQVFSSAFIISGGTGGPADSTLFYTLYLYIKGFAQFDMGYASAMAWVLVVVVGAITAVLFRTSKGWVHYSGDSR, from the coding sequence GTGACCATGAGCTCCACGACGTTCGACATCGCGCGGGGGGCGGACGCTCCGTCCCCCGCGCGGGGGCGCAAGGCGTCCCTGAGCAGGGACACGGCGGCGGGGTACGCCTTCCTGTCGCCGTGGTTGGTCGGGTTCGTGCTGCTGACGGCGTTCCCGATGGTGGCGTCGCTGTACCTGGCGTTCACGGACTACGACCTGTTCCGCCCGCCGCAGTGGGTGGGGCTCGAGAACTTCCAGGCGCTGTTCGCCGACCGGCGGTTCATCACGTCGGCGAAGGTGACGGCCGTGTACGTGCTGGTCGGCACGCCGATCAAGCTCGCGGCGGCGCTCGCGGTGGCGATGCTGCTGAACATGAAGCACCGCGGCCAGGGCGGGTACCGGTCGGTGTTCTACGCCCCGTCGCTGATCGGTGCCTCCGTGTCGGTCGCGATCGTGTGGAAGGCGATGTTCATCGACAACGGCATCGTGGACCGCATCCAGCAGTTCTTCGGACTGCCGGCCGGGGGCTGGGTGGGTGACCCGTCGCGCACGATGCCGATGATGATCCTGCTGGCGGTGTGGACGTTCGGCGCCCCGATGGTGATCTTCCTGGCCGGGCTCAAGCAGGTCCCGGCGGAGCTGTACGAGGCGGCGTCGGTCGACGGCGCGGGCGCGGTGCGCAAGTTCCTGAAGATCACGCTGCCGATGCTGTCGCCGGTGCTGTTCTTCAACCTGCTGCTGGAGACGATCAACGCGTTCCAGGTGTTCTCGAGCGCGTTCATCATCTCGGGCGGCACGGGCGGTCCGGCGGACTCGACGCTGTTCTACACCCTGTACCTGTACATCAAGGGCTTCGCCCAGTTCGACATGGGCTACGCCTCGGCCATGGCCTGGGTGCTGGTCGTGGTGGTCGGCGCGATCACCGCGGTGCTGTTCCGCACCTCCAAGGGCTGGGTGCACTACTCCGGAGACTCCCGATGA
- a CDS encoding carbohydrate ABC transporter permease has translation MLLEQQDPGTNVEATRRRQAARRRKGVRSLGFHLLLAALTIVVLYPAAWMVVSSLKPSSEIIGNVNLWSDSFSLTNYATAMSGIGGVSFWTFVANSTFLAVMSVIGVVISSAVAAYAFARIDFPGRGLFFAIMIGTLLLPFHVVIIPQYIMFNTLGLVNTFAPLLLPKFLAAEAFFVFLMVQFMRNLPRELDEAARIDGCGHVRIFRSIMLPLMRPAIITSSIFAFIWSWNDFLGPLLYLKKPDLYPLPIALRLYVDQTSVSDYGAQMAMAVLALLPVMLFFILFQRYIVEGVATQGLKG, from the coding sequence ATGCTGCTCGAGCAGCAGGACCCCGGCACCAACGTCGAGGCGACCCGCCGCCGGCAGGCCGCCCGCCGCAGGAAGGGCGTGCGCTCGCTCGGGTTCCACCTGCTGCTCGCCGCCCTGACGATCGTGGTGCTGTACCCGGCGGCGTGGATGGTCGTGTCCTCGCTCAAGCCGTCCAGCGAGATCATCGGCAACGTCAACCTGTGGTCGGACAGCTTCTCGCTGACCAACTACGCCACCGCCATGTCGGGCATCGGCGGGGTGTCGTTCTGGACGTTCGTGGCCAACTCCACGTTCCTGGCCGTGATGTCCGTGATCGGGGTCGTGATCTCCTCGGCCGTGGCGGCCTACGCGTTCGCCCGGATCGACTTCCCCGGCCGCGGCCTGTTCTTCGCGATCATGATCGGCACGCTGCTGCTGCCGTTCCACGTCGTGATCATCCCGCAGTACATCATGTTCAACACGCTCGGCCTGGTGAACACGTTCGCGCCGCTGCTGCTGCCCAAGTTCCTGGCCGCCGAGGCGTTCTTCGTGTTCCTCATGGTCCAGTTCATGCGCAACCTGCCGCGGGAGCTCGACGAGGCCGCCCGCATCGACGGGTGCGGGCACGTGCGCATCTTCCGGTCGATCATGCTGCCGCTGATGCGCCCGGCGATCATCACCAGCTCGATCTTCGCCTTCATCTGGTCCTGGAACGACTTCCTCGGCCCGCTGCTGTACCTCAAGAAGCCCGACCTGTACCCGCTGCCCATCGCGCTGCGCCTGTACGTCGACCAGACCTCCGTGTCCGACTACGGCGCCCAGATGGCCATGGCCGTGCTCGCCCTGCTGCCGGTCATGCTGTTCTTCATCCTGTTCCAGCGGTACATCGTCGAGGGCGTCGCCACCCAGGGGCTCAAGGGCTGA
- a CDS encoding rhamnogalacturonan lyase produces MRTTRATACAVAATTAGVLAITGAAAVAAPGGPPGSAAPTGGVQLERLDRGLVAAHTSEGVFLSWRLLGEEVTGHTDSGMAGADFVVYRDGAAIATVTDSTNYVDPAGTADAEYAVAPVVDGVEGERSAAVTAWDAGYLDIPLNKPADGVTPVGEAYTYSANDASVADLDGDGEYEIVLKWDPSNSKDVSQKGYTGNQYLDAYELDGTQLWRIDLGVNIRAGAHYTQFPVYDFDGDGAAELMVKTAPGTKVTKYEDGEPAGEQYIQIPARDRKAGVKHSDDYRYGADDYYEHVVQMFRDWASYPEVVSGQWPATLEEAFGIEPRYDYPLSDADARALADHFMDVYAPSRSARNDLRTFEGFVISGPEYLTVFEGRSGRPLRTVDYKPGREDDGLRWGDYAMSRIEPGNRVDRFLAGVAYLDGERPSAVFARGYYTRSTIVAYDWDGKNLTERWFVDSGWTPMTNPFNDGPHGRLGTDPEFGSITTQGFHSMSAADVDGDGKHEIVYGSATIDDDGSLLYSSFDTLPPGSGNPGAYVGLGHGDAMHVTDIDPSRPGLEIWTVHEGGAWAPYGSAMRDAATGEVLFGAYSGRDTGRGMIGDVLPGTPGIEVWASMPGGSDGSGTLSATGEQVSTRTMGTNQSVRWAADATTQIIDGSGDATPRIVDWSGTVLSLDGTRTNNGTKGNPSLVADVLGDWREEVLVRTADSSALRLYLSTEVTDIKLYTLMHDPQYRAEVARQQTAYNQPSYPGFYLASDTDWSQVPIP; encoded by the coding sequence ATGAGAACCACCAGAGCGACGGCCTGCGCCGTCGCGGCGACGACCGCGGGCGTGCTCGCGATCACCGGGGCGGCGGCGGTCGCCGCCCCCGGCGGCCCGCCCGGGTCCGCGGCGCCGACGGGCGGCGTCCAGCTCGAGCGGCTCGACCGCGGCCTGGTCGCGGCGCACACGAGCGAGGGCGTCTTCCTGTCCTGGCGCCTCCTCGGGGAGGAGGTCACCGGCCACACCGACTCGGGCATGGCGGGCGCCGACTTCGTCGTCTACCGCGACGGCGCTGCGATCGCCACCGTGACGGACTCGACCAACTACGTCGACCCGGCGGGCACGGCCGACGCCGAGTACGCCGTCGCACCCGTCGTCGACGGCGTCGAGGGGGAGCGGAGCGCGGCCGTGACCGCGTGGGACGCGGGCTACCTCGACATCCCGCTCAACAAGCCCGCCGACGGCGTCACGCCGGTCGGCGAGGCCTACACCTACTCGGCCAACGACGCGTCGGTCGCCGACCTCGACGGCGACGGCGAGTACGAGATCGTGCTCAAGTGGGACCCGTCCAACTCCAAGGACGTCTCGCAGAAGGGGTACACCGGCAACCAGTACCTCGACGCCTACGAGCTCGACGGCACCCAGCTGTGGCGCATCGACCTCGGCGTCAACATCCGCGCCGGTGCCCACTACACGCAGTTCCCCGTCTACGACTTCGACGGCGACGGGGCGGCCGAGCTCATGGTCAAGACGGCGCCGGGCACCAAGGTCACGAAGTACGAGGACGGCGAGCCCGCCGGCGAGCAGTACATCCAGATCCCCGCGCGCGACCGCAAGGCCGGCGTCAAGCACAGCGACGACTACCGGTACGGCGCGGACGACTACTACGAGCACGTCGTGCAGATGTTCCGCGACTGGGCCTCCTACCCCGAGGTGGTCAGCGGCCAGTGGCCCGCCACGCTCGAGGAGGCGTTCGGCATCGAGCCGCGGTACGACTACCCGCTCTCGGACGCCGACGCCCGCGCGCTCGCCGACCACTTCATGGACGTCTACGCGCCGAGCCGCTCGGCCCGCAACGACCTGCGCACGTTCGAGGGCTTCGTCATCAGCGGGCCCGAGTACCTCACGGTGTTCGAGGGTCGCTCGGGCCGGCCGCTGCGGACGGTCGACTACAAGCCCGGACGCGAGGACGACGGCCTGCGCTGGGGCGACTACGCGATGTCCCGCATCGAGCCGGGCAACCGCGTGGACCGCTTCCTGGCCGGCGTCGCGTACCTCGACGGCGAGCGCCCGTCGGCGGTCTTCGCGCGCGGCTACTACACGCGCTCGACGATCGTGGCGTACGACTGGGACGGCAAGAACCTCACCGAGCGGTGGTTCGTCGACTCCGGCTGGACGCCCATGACCAACCCGTTCAACGACGGGCCGCACGGCCGGCTCGGCACCGACCCCGAGTTCGGGTCGATCACCACGCAGGGCTTCCACTCGATGTCGGCGGCCGACGTCGACGGGGACGGCAAGCACGAGATCGTCTACGGCTCGGCGACGATCGACGACGACGGCTCGCTGCTCTACTCGTCGTTCGACACGCTGCCCCCGGGCAGCGGGAACCCGGGCGCGTACGTCGGGCTCGGGCACGGCGACGCCATGCACGTGACCGACATCGACCCGTCCCGCCCCGGGCTCGAGATCTGGACGGTGCACGAGGGCGGGGCGTGGGCGCCGTACGGCTCGGCGATGCGCGACGCCGCCACGGGCGAGGTGCTCTTCGGCGCCTACTCCGGCCGGGACACCGGCCGCGGCATGATCGGCGACGTCCTGCCCGGCACGCCGGGCATCGAGGTCTGGGCGTCGATGCCCGGCGGCTCCGACGGCTCGGGCACGCTCAGCGCCACCGGCGAGCAGGTCTCGACGCGGACCATGGGCACCAACCAGTCGGTGCGCTGGGCCGCGGACGCCACGACGCAGATCATCGACGGCTCGGGCGACGCCACGCCGCGCATCGTCGACTGGTCCGGCACGGTGCTGTCGCTCGACGGCACGCGCACCAACAACGGCACCAAGGGCAACCCGTCGCTCGTCGCCGACGTCCTCGGCGACTGGCGCGAGGAGGTGCTCGTGCGCACGGCGGACTCGTCGGCCCTGCGGCTGTACCTGTCCACCGAGGTCACGGACATCAAGCTCTACACGCTCATGCACGACCCGCAGTACCGGGCCGAGGTGGCCCGGCAGCAGACCGCCTACAACCAGCCGTCCTACCCGGGGTTCTACCTCGCGTCGGACACCGACTGGTCGCAGGTGCCGATCCCCTGA